Proteins co-encoded in one Theileria equi strain WA chromosome 3, complete sequence genomic window:
- a CDS encoding ABC transporter, ATP-binding protein domain-containing protein (encoded by transcript BEWA_010780A), which produces MINNNKSNDLEDDQQFWESEVELARKKTLAPDGKKFRYFDDKGIFNFVFMLWMYRWVKETSKRYLDPYMLHPLPLADQILIWQPILSKHISDGIASLEVYESLSEYEKKKAKKPVRYILLRALILTFWKRLLVILGCVVVVNAIGMSVAIFLHKLLRFLSEEDFKFVTFLSLAFSTVSIELSKEICMDHTNYYLHRLETIIDSSIRITVFQHGFCYRRSQFGNFQSKEAACNRIIHSCSGDSPCSSDLLLCPARRYKNNEVNPKLYALILNDPHYLPFLIECIAGFIDFFTAFTYGIIFVGSQFNMQARTILMVSFSLVASMIMVEIINGLLMKYYFGIRDNKIAKSEEVMSGLYLIERMGLDDIGHNAITEARNDELVFMFVRLFLSFVNKVIFTSIVCIYLIALVRDFVRELREAADLKAVDPSGLLASVFVIMKSIGPLYMIPIRLRMLMFSLNASRRLELFFRTCSPNFYIPDNKFTGKTTLPETLPDEDKTLPKGLVVMFKKASFAWVNSRKDLLDNTGTTCLRNLDFVLNTGDLAIITGAQGSGKTNFVKAILGDMTLVEGSMAVLPLSTNMPIFYASQDVWLQKGTIRANITFGHRFYEDIYNTVIKAVELEHDISTWERGDMRKISEHGYSLSGGQRMRVGLARAIYAYLIFSKTNRESESGHSFLVVIDDCFTSLDPFVAKTIFKNLFEKGRGLLSGGDVATVLTISKRILDACVSAESSESFPDAPIYFLENKGLVQSNKLKSLIEHEVGHIEPPKPSFDRVKLSSVSRDILSRCSSDDYTRDGRRRSTKSRYSDSPTVQMLYDRINFKCGKNKNFKPYLVYIRAAGWPIFFFVLFTILFSTLDNTKFIIVSKVSDSIIDYTNKHKETVISPEDIKDYASRALRWIVVLSTSIMIGALLRIITMTIASFNVSRRIHEYSVNSIFTSSSAILKIKKSIGSILTFLYMDIVFIDNGLGYILQYILLLAIESIVHLFTLLFIIPWATPLIVLLCLVVLKYVVYYYTKSCRNVYFARLESFYLIDSTIESAIYGSPIYRSFKKEWELMHTMVEQADYNIRSNYMAKSSVFWSSISFRCLLSPLAFFILVFPLVKSRISGTGVQVGYYATAYSIFLAVNSKFSSMLTIYHMLEMYTMPIRRFENFVPPSTKIKFDKKRNIHQTDFIVDRSASSRDDKIADEDIKDSLRRRRHNEYAERRAARCTSLKMLFFKHQVNIFDISKYAVPGQVRIQLRDVSVHVTSGKSKEKHVILKNVTCSANISDIVGVIGRTGAGKSTLLSVLQNLAENRDGSVLLDGCDLNDMPKNVTRQIIGVLPQLPFVFRGWTVRRFIDPRMLFEDVDIEAALEICGLLKFVMNLPGGKGLDAIIIPDHYHKDMPRYYKRVYYGPTLKPHDASSADNVNIDYGSALSNSQLRTLSVARLVLYREFFKVILVDEPPEDELGVTKEGVPIYEILRAHFQHCTTFIAAHDASILRFCTSVWAFNDGSLIRTYKTEEVVDSYSLSKTIEDFITTHV; this is translated from the coding sequence ATGATCAATAATAACAAATCAAATGACTTGGAAGATGATCAACAGTTTTGGGAGAGTGAGGTGGAGCTGGCAAGGAAAAAGACTCTTGCTCCagatggaaagaagttCAGATACTTTGATGACAAGGGAATCTTTAATTTCGTGTTTATGCTATGGATGTACAGGTGGGTTAAGGAAACGTCAAAGAGGTATCTAGATCCTTATATGCTTCACCCTCTCCCCTTGGCTGACCAGATTCTTATATGGCAGCCCATTCTTTCTAAGCACATTAGTGATGGTATCGCAAGCCTGGAAGTATATGAATCTTTAAGTGAATatgagaagaagaaagcCAAGAAACCTGTAAGATACATTTTGTTAAGGGCTCTAATTTtgaccttttggaagaggCTGCTTGTTATTCTAGGGTGTGTAGTAGTGGTTAATGCTATTGGTATGAGTGTTGCTATTTTCCTGCACAAGTTGCTTAGATTTTTATCAgaggaagattttaaatttgtgaCGTTTCTATCCCTTGCATTTTCTACTGTTTCTATTGAATTATCCAAGGAAATCTGTATGGACCACACCAATTATTATCTGCACAGATTGGAAACCATTATTGATTCTTCAATTCGCATTACAGTATTCCAACATGGATTCTGTTATAGAAGGAGCCAGTTTGGAAACTTCCAATCCAAGGAAGCTGCTTGTAATAGAATTATACACAGTTGCTCCGGAGATTCACCCTGTTCCAGCGACCTATTACTATGCCCAGCTAGACGTTATAAGAATAATGAAGTTAATCCAAAACTGTATGCTCTTATTCTTAACGATCCTCACtatcttccatttttaatcGAATGCATTGCTGGATTCATTGATTTTTTTACAGCTTTTACGTATGGTATCATATTCGTTGGCAGCCAGTTTAACATGCAAGCAAGGACTATTTTGATGGTATCCTTCTCCTTAGTAGCATCTATGATCATGGTAgaaattataaatggttTACTCATGAAGTACTACTTTGGAATTAGAGATAATAAGATCGCTAAATCTGAGGAGGTTATGTCTGGGCTATACTTGATTGAAAGGATGGGACTTGATGATATTGGCCACAATGCTATTACAGAAGCCAGAAACGATGAACTGGTATTTATGTTTGTTCGTTTGTTTCTTTCATTTGTTAATAAGGTAATATTTACAAGTATAGTGTGTATATATCTTATTGCTCTGGTCAGGGACTTCGTCAGAGAACTTAGAGAAGCAGCTGACCTCAAGGCCGTTGATCCTTCTGGACTACTCGCCTCGGTCTTCGTTATTATGAAAAGCATTGGCCCACTATACATGATTCCAATAAGGCTAAGAATGTTAATGTTTAGTCTTAACGCATCAAGAAGACTTGAATTATTCTTCAGAACTTGTTCACCAAACTTTTACATTCCTGATAACAAGTTTACTGGGAAGACTACTCTGCCAGAGACACTACCTGATGAGGATAAGACACTGCCCAAGGGTCTGGTTGTAATGTTCAAGAAGGCCTCCTTTGCGTGGGTCAATAGCAGGAAGGATCTCCTAGACAACACGGGTACTACTTGTCTTAGGaaccttgactttgtcctcaaCACTGGTGACCTTGCCATTATTACTGGTGCTCAAGGTTCTGGCAAGaccaactttgtcaaggctatccttggtgacatgactcttgttgaaggatcaatggctgTATTGCCTCTCTCTACTaacatgccaatatttTATGCCTCTCAGGATGTCtggctacaaaagggtaccatcAGGGCTAACATTACCTTTGGTCACAGATTTTATGAGGATATCTACAATACAGTCATAAAAGCAGTTGAACTTGAACATGATATATCCACTTGGGAAAGAGGTGACATGCGTAAGATTTCTGAACATGGTTATTCCCTCAGTGGAGGTCAGAGAATGAGAGTTGGACTTGCTCGTGCCATCTACGCTTAcctcatctttagcaaGACTAATAGGGAGAGTGAATCTGGACATTCCTTCCTTGTGGTAATAGATGACTGCTTCACTAGCTTGGATCCATTCGTGGCGAAGACAATCTTCAAGAACTTGTTTGAAAAGGGAAGAGGTCTACTCTCTGGTGGTGATGTTGCCACAGTTCTAACGATATCCAAGCGTATTTTGGATGCTTGTGTATCAGCTGAGTCATCGGAGTCATTCCCGGATGctccaatatattttctggagaaCAAGGGTCTTGTGCAGAGCAACAAACTTAAATCCCTAATAGAGCACGAAGTTGGTCATATTGAGCCTCCAAAACCTTCTTTCGATAGAGTGAAGCTTTCATCTGTATCACGTGATATTCTTAGCAGATGCAGTTCTGATGACTATACTCGTGATGGACGAAGAAGGTCAACAAAATCTAGATACTCCGACTCTCCCACTGTTCAAATGTTATATGATAGGatcaattttaaatgtggTAAGAATAAGAACTTCAAGCCATATCTGGTGTATATCCGTGCAGCAGGTTGGCCTATATTCTtctttgttttattcaccattttaTTCTCAACACTGGATAATACAAAGTTTATTATTGTTTCAAAAGTCTCTGATTCCATTATTGATTATACAAATAAGCACAAAGAAACAGTAATTTCACCAGAGGATATCAAGGACTATGCATCCAGAGCTCTTAGATGGATCGTTGTTCTTTCAACATCAATTATGATTGGCGCATTACTTCGTATTATAACAATGACTATTGCTTCATTTAATGTATCAAGGAGAATACATGAGTATTCTGTTAATTCCATATTTACAAGTAGCTCAGCCATATTGAAGATTAAAAAATCCATTGGCAGTATTTTGACATTCttatatatggatattgTTTTTATTGATAATGGTTTGGgttatattcttcaatATATTCTCCTCTTGGCTATTGAGTCCATTGTTCATCTTTTCACGCTTCTGTTCATAATACCATGGGCTACTCCACTTATTGTTTTACTTTGCCTTGTGGTTTTGAAGTATGTTGTATATTACTACACTAAATCATGTAGAAATGTATATTTTGCACGTTTGGAGTCGTTTTATCTCATTGATTCGACCATTGAATCAGCCATATATGGTTCACCAATATATCGTAGTTTCAAGAAGGAGTGGGAATTGATGCATACCATGGTTGAACAGGCCGATTATAATATAAGATCAAACTATATGGCAAAATCATCAGTTTTTTGGAGCTCCATTTCTTTTAGGTGTCTACTCTCACCATTGGCTTTCTTTATCCTCGTATTTCCTTTGGTTAAGTCCAGGATATCTGGTACAGGAGTACAAGTTGGTTACTATGCCACGGCATACTCAATATTTCTTGCTGTCAACTCTAAATTTTCAAGTATGTTAACTATTTACCACATGTTAGAGATGTATACTATGCCAATCAGGAGGTTTGAGAATTTCGTCCCTCCAAGCACCAAGATCAAGTTTGACAAAAAGAGGAACATTCACCAGACGGATTTTATTGTAGATCGTTCTGCATCAAGTAGAGATGATAAGATAGCAGATGAGGATATCAAGGACTCCCTTCGTAGAAGACGTCATAACGAGTATGCTGAGAGAAGAGCTGCTAGATGTACTAGTCTCAAGAtgctcttctttaagcACCAGGTTAATATATTTGACATCTCCAAGTATGCAGTTCCAGGTCAAGTCAGAATACAGCTAAGAGATGTCAGTGTACATGTGACGTCTGGCAAGTCTAAGGAGAAGCATGTCAttctcaagaatgttaCATGTTCGGCTAATATTTCTGATATTGTCGGAGTTATTGGAAGAACTGGTGCAGGAAAGTCTACCCTATTGTCAGTGCTCCAGAATCTGGCGGAGAATAGAGATGGTTCTGTCCTCTTGGACGGCTGTGATTTGaatgatatgccaaagaatgtgactAGGCAGATTATTGGAGTACTACCTCAACTGCCCTTCGTATTCAGGGGGTGGACTGTTCGCAGATTCATTgatccaagaatgttatttgaaGATGTTGATATTGAAGCAGCCTTGGAAATTTGTGGTTTACTCAAGTTTGTAATGAATCTCCCAGGTGGCAAGGGCCTTGACGCCATCATCATACCTGACCATTATCAcaaggatatgccaaggtATTACAAGAGAGTGTACTATGGACCTACTTTAAAGCCACATGATGCCTCTTCTGCAGATAATGTGAACATTGACTATGGATCAGCACTGTCAAACTCACAATTACGTACACTATCAGTAGCAAGACTAGTGCTCTACAGAgaattcttcaaggttATCCTGGTTGATGagcctccagaggatgaactTGGAGTAACAAAGGAGGGTGTCCCGATTTATGAAATTCTAAGGGCGCACTTCCAACActgtacaacatttatcGCAGCTCACGATGCAAGTATCTTGCGTTTCTGCACTTCAGTCTGGGCCTTTAATGACGGCTCCCTTATTAGGACCTACAAGACTGAAGAAGTTGTCGACAGCTACTCTCTATCAAAGACCATAGAGGATTTCATTACCACACAtgtttaa
- a CDS encoding hypothetical protein (encoded by transcript BEWA_010770A) produces MQETVTDGTNELRIDTAVKMDARITNNRPDIQLYDRRNKRIFIVEVGITCPTKVSDTESYKQRKYDVLAKELCCIHNMPACTVPIVYSWDGIVTKYHAKHLEKIALPTKIRAYMQTRVLRTTFDSVTHDRRRGVEERAPEEKLEDILERFLGNLLHAN; encoded by the coding sequence ATGCAGGAGACAGTTACTGACGGTACAAATGAACTTAGGATCGATACTGCTGTAAAGATGGACGCCAGGATAACGAACAATAGACCCGATATCCAACTCTACGACaggagaaataaaaggatatttatagtcGAAGTCGGAATCACGTGTCCAACTAAGGTTTCAGATACGGAATCTTATAAGCAAAGGAAATACGATGTCCTTGCAAAAGAATTATGCTgcatccataatatgcCAGCATGCACCGTTCCAATAGTATATTCTTGGGATGGCATAGTTACAAAATACCACGCGAAGcacctagagaaaatagcTTTGCccacaaaaatcagagCCTACATGCAGACTAGAGTACTACGTACCACCTTTGATTCGGTAACTCACGAtcgaagaagaggagttgaagaaagagctccagaagaaaagctggaagacatcCTCGAAAGGTTCCTCGGAAACCTCTTGCATGCGAATTAG